GCCTTATCTCTCTGGAGCGACTAATCAAGTTTTGACAAAGGCGAAAGATTACCTCAAGACTTTTGGGGATGAATACGTCGCCATCGAGCATTTGCTTTTGGGGATTTTAGCTGGAAGTGATACTGTCGCCCAGCTCTTAAAAGATCAGCGTTTGGCTGAAAAGCCCCTGATCGAAGCTATCAAGGAATTAAGAAAAGGAAATAAAGTGACTGATCCCAACGCAGAAAGCAAGTACAGGGCTTTGGAAAAGTATTCCAAAAACCTGAACGAATTGGCCAAAAAGGGTAAAATTGACCCTGTCATTGGCCGTGATGAAGAAATCAGACGAGTACTGCAGATCCTCGCAAGGCGAACCAAGAACAATCCCATTCTCCTTGGAGAACCGGGTGTTGGTAAAACCGCTATAGTCGAAGGATTAGCGCAGCGAATCGTCTCCGGAGATGTGCCGGAAAACCTAAAGTCAAAAACGTTGATTTCCCTGGATATGGGCTTGCTCGTAGCTGGAGCAAAGTACAAAGGGGAGTTTGAGGAAAGATTGAAGGCTGTAATCAAAGAAGTGACGGATTCAGATGGAGAGATTATCCTGTTCATCGATGAGATCCATACACTGATCGGAGCCGGAGGTGGAGGAGAGGGTGCTATGGATGCAGCTAATTTGCTGAAGCCTGCTTTGGCCAGAGGAGAACTCCATGCCATCGGTGCTACTACGCTGAAAGAATACCAAAAGTACATCGAGAAGGATAAAGCACTCGAGCGTCGATTCCAAGCTGTTATCGTGGATGAACCCGATGCTGCAGATGCAATTTCTATCCTTCGAGGAATTAAGGACAAATACGAACTTCACCATGGCGTGAGGATAAAAGACGATGCCGTCATCGCGGCTGTCGAGCTTTCACAGCGGTATATTTCTGACCGCTTCTTGCCTGATAAAGCCATTGACTTGATGGACGAGGCAGCAGCCAAACTGAGAATGGAGATCGACTCCCTTCCTCAGGAATTGGATGAGCTGAACCGCCGAATCATGCAGCTTGAAATTGAACGGGAAGCGATTCGTAGGGAAAATAACAAAGACAAGGAGGCTATTCTGAGTAAGGAAATTGCTGAATTGAGTGAAAAAAGACAGTCCGTGAAGGCTAAATGGGAAAGCGAAAAAGCGGTGATCATGGGCATTCAGCGAGAAAAAGAGGCAATTGAAAAGCTTAAAATCGAAGCTGAACAGGCGGAACGTGCTGGGGACTTTGGAAAGGTAGCTGAGATCCGATATGGCAAAATCGGGGAATCTGAAAAGAAGCTGGAATCCTTCAAAACCCAATTGGCGGAAATGCAAGCTGGTTCACCGCTTCTCAAAGAGGAAGTGGACAATGAAGACATCGCAGCGGTAGTGTCCAAATGGACAGGTATTCCGGTAAGCAAGATGATCCAATCCGAGCGGGAAAAATTGCTGCATCTCGAAGACGAACTTGGTCGAAGAGTAGCGGGTCAACGGGAAGCGATTGCGGCACTTTCCGATGCAGTTCGGAGAAGTCGAGCTGGACTCCAAGATCCCAAGCGGCCAATTGGAAGCTTTATTTTCATGGGAACTACAGGTGTAGGAAAGACCGAATTGGCAAAAGCCCTTGCTGAATATCTCTTTAATGACGAGAATGCGATGGTTCGGATTGATATGTCAGAATATCAAGAACGACATGCAGTAAGCCGATTGGTGGGAGCTCCTCCAGGCTATGTAGGTTATGATGAAGGAGGTCAGTTGACCGAGGCAGTGAGAAGAAAGCCTTATTCAGTGATCCTTTTGGATGAAATCGAAAAGGCTCACCCTGACGTGTTCAACATCTTGCTTCAAGTCTTGGACGATGGTCGTTTAACGGACAACAAAGGCCGAATCGCAAACTTCAAGAATACCATTATCATTCTCACTACCAATATTGGTTCGCACCTGATTCAGGAGCGATTTGCAGAGATGGAGGAATGGAACAAGGATGAGATCTTGGAAAAGACCAAAGCAGAGGTATTTGAATTGCTTAAGAAATCTGTCCGACCCGAATTTCTGAACCGAATCGATGAGACCATCATGTTTGAACCGCTTAACAAGCAGGTTATCCGTAAGATCGTAGATATTCAATGGAGAGAAATTCAGAAGCGATTGGCTGAGTCTAACATCGAAATCGAAGCAACAACAGAAGTGCTAGATTATTTGGGCGAAGTAGGCTTTGATCCGAACTTCGGAGCTCGACCGCTTAAGCGAACTATGCAACGATTGATCTTGAATGAGCTTTCTAAGCAGATATTGGCGGGTTATATCAAAAATGACTCGGCAGTTTTGGTGGACTTGGATGCTGAAAAGCAGGTTTATTTCAAGAATATTGATGCGACGGTGGAAGTTTAATTCATATTAGACTTCAGTAATTACCCTCGAGATCTTTGATTTCGAGGGTAATTTTTTGTCTCACCAGTTGAAAAATGGGGGTTGTCTATAACATCATCAATTTGCGCCTTGATAAACTCTATTCCTTTACCGGAGTTAAAAGGAAAATTTGTAAAGAATGCTCTTTTCCCATTCAGAAAGTCCAACCGAAATTTGGCAATCTATTAAACATGAACTCCATCGCGGAGCATTGGATCCTAAGCATCCGTTTCGATTTGTGAATTTGGGGACGTTGGGAAATGGAATTCCACAAGTTAGGACGGTGGTTTTGAGGGAGGTTACGCAGAATATGGGATTTTTGGTCTTTACTGATTTCCGTTCTGAAAAAGTTAGAGAAATCCAGAGCTCTCCGATGATCGCACTTCATTTTTATCATCCCAAAAAAATGCTTCAGGTCCGAGTGGAGGCAAAGGCAGAGATTCATTTTCAAGATACTCTTTCGGATAATTATTGGAGAAAATTGCCAGATGCCAGAAAGGCTGAATATACGAGTTGCTTGCCTCCAGGAACTTCAGTTTCAAATTCTGAATTGGGATGGGAGTCGGGTGAAAATTCCTTTTTTACGGTCTTGAATTTTATTCCTCACCGCTTGGATGTACTTCAGCTGAGTAAAGAAGGTCATCTCCGAATCCAGTTTGAAAAAGCAAATGACTGGAAAGGTCAATGGCTCGTGCCATGATCCAGATAAAAGAAAAAAGCTCTGAATTTCTCCAGAGCTTGATTTATTAGACTTTCATAATATCTGCTTCTTTTTTGACCAGAAGTTCATCGATTTTCGCCGAGTAATTGTCCGTGAATTTTTGGACTTGTTCTTCGGCTCGTTTGATGGCATCTTCTGAAGCACCTTCTTTTTGAAGTTTTCTAAGAGACTCGTTCGTGTCTTTTCTAACTGACCGGATGGATATTTTGCCTGTTTCACATTCGGATTTTGCTTGCTTCACTAATTGTATTCTGCGCTCTTCAGTCAAAGCCGGAATAGTGAGAATGATGATTTCACCATTGTTTTGGGGAGCAAGTCCAAGGTCAGAATTGATAATTGCTTTTTCGATTTGGGAAATCAGATTTCGCTCAAATGGCTTAATCGCAAGCGTCCTTGCATCTGGTGTAGTTACGGATGAAACCTGATTTAAGGGTGTGGGGGATCCGTAATATTCAACAAAAATACCATCCAGGAGGTTTGGCATTGCTTTGCCCGCTCTGATTTTTACTAATTCAGCTGCAGTGTGATCCACAGCTTTTTGCATCAATTCTTTGGCTTCGTCTAAGAATAATTCGATTTCTTCCATGAGTATATTCTTGGTTATGCGGTGATCAATGTTCCGATTTCTTCGCCTTGTACCAACTTGGAGAGGTTTCCATCCTTGTTCATATCAAATACAATGATGGGAAGATTGTTTTCTTGGCAAAGGGTAAAAGCAGTCATGTCCATGACGTTGAGGTTTTTCTTATACACCTCGTCGAAAGAAATGTTTTGATATTTGGTAGCAGAAGCGTCTTTTTCTGGGTCTGCGGTATAGACACCGTCAACACGAGTTCCTTTGAGAACTACGTCCGATTCGATTTCAATTGCTCTGAGAGCAGCTGTAGAATCTGTAGTGAAGTACGGATTACCGATTCCCGCACCGAAAATTACGATTCGGCCTTTTTCAAGATGTCTGATTGCTCTTCTTCTAATAAAAGGTTCGCAGACACTCTCGATTTTTATGCCGGACATCAATCGAGTAAACATGCCGTTTTGTTCAAGTGCGCTTTGAAGGGCCATGGCATTGATCAAGGTCGCCAGCATCCCCATGTAGTCGCCTTGCACCCGGTCGATGCCAGATTTTTCGGCCTGTACACCTCTAAAAATATTCCCTCCACCGATCACAATTGCAATTTCTACGCCCATATCCTTCACTTTTTTAATTTCATCAGCGTACTGCTGAAGACGGACAGGGTCAATTCCATATTTTTTCTCACCCATAAGGGCCTCTCCGCTGAGCTTGAGTAGAATGCGTTTATATTTCATCGATTGGAGGTGTAATTTTCTAAAGTTATTTCTTCAAAAACTTGAAGAAGTTGGGTAGATATCCAGATAAAATTTGATTGAATCGACTATCAATCGTCTAAACAATCCGACAAATATAATTTCTTCATCCCATTTTGCTAAGCCAAAATCAAAAAATGCCACTTGGAAGTGGTATGTCTTTCGTTGATGAAGGTGAGGGGTTCTTTCTTGAAGAGCCTTAATACTCAAAATTGGATTAGGACCTGGTTTTTCTCAACACTTTGTTTGACGGAAACTTTAACATCCTTTACTTGAGCATCGCCAGGTGCTTTGATAATATTTTCCATTTTCATGGCTTCCAATATCAGCAATACATCGCCTTTCTTGACTTGATCTCCGGGTTTTACTTTCAGGTCCAAAATCAACCCTGGCATAGGTGCTTTTACTTCCTTTAGATGAGAGCCACCAGATCCAGCAAATCCCATTTTTTCAAGTAAAATATCAAATTGATCCTTTATTTGGATTTCAGCTGTTTGGTGACCAAGCCGAATTTTTAATGATTTGGTTTGATGATCCAGACTGATAAGTTCTGCTTCAAATGATTTCCCATTTTTAACAAGATGAATTCGATTTTCATCTACCCATTGAAGGTCCCAATTGATTAGATCTTGGTTGATGACAAGTTGTTCTTTGTTTTTTTCGACAGTATAAGTCGTATTTTGAAGGCTAACTGAAAACATTCCTGCAATTTTGAATTAATTAAAACTACTCAAAAATCCACCTGGGGACAATTTTCTCAAATATGAATCAAAAAGATACGTCAGACAAAATATTCCTGAAGATTAGCTTTTTTCTGTTTACGGTCTTCAATTGGGCAATTCTAATTGGGTGCTCTAGTCAACAAGCAATTAATCAAAACTCTGGTACAGTAATAGGTCAATCCACTGAATTGGCTGATCAGGTATTGCTCAAAAATGAATTGCTAAAGGTTCAGAAGGAACAGGAAATCAAAGCCTATCAGGGTAGTTTAAAACGAGATTTCGATTTACTGCATGTGGATTTGAGTTTAGATTTTGATTGGGAAAATCAGATCGTATTGGGAGAGGCGTATCTAAAAATTAAACCTTTTGCTTATTCTCAAAGGGAGCTGATTCTAGATGCCAAAGATTTTGAAATACGGGAATTAACCTATGCAGGTGATTCGCTGGTTAAACTAGCTTACCGCTATGATGAGTCTAAAGTCAGAATCTATTTGCCTGCAATCAAATCTTCCAAGGATACCTTTGGAATAGTGATGAAATACAAGGCATTTCCCAACAAGAATTCAGGAAATGGAAATGAGGCTATAACTGATACAAAGGGTTTATATTTTATTGATCCTTTGGATACTCTACCAGGGAAGCCTAAAATGATTTGGACGCAAGGAGAGACTATCTATGCGAGTAAGTGGTTCCCAACGATTGATTCACCTAATGAGAAATTCACTCATTCTTTAAGTGTAGTTGTGCCAGATTCCATGTTGAGTGTAAGTAATGGGGTATTGGTTTCTCAATTGGAACTTGAAAATGGAAAACGGAAAGATAGCTGGGAAATGAATCTTCCCCATTCTGCTTATTTAGTTGCCCTTGCAATAGGTGATTTTGCACAAATTAAAAGTTCCTATGGCAGTCTACCACTAGGTTATTTTGTCGAAAAGGGGTATGAACAAGGAGCGAAAAAAGTATTTGAAAATACACCTGAAATGCTTGCCCTATTTGAGAAAAAACTTGGAGTAAAATACCCTTGGCCAAAATACGATCAAGTAGTTGTTCGAGATTTTGTATCAGGAGCAATGGAAAATACCACGGTTTCCATTTTTATGGAAGGGTTACTCCTAGACGAACGAGAAGCGATAGACTCAGAATGGGATTATATTATTGCCCATGAATTGTTTCATCACTGGTTTGGTGATTTGGTAACGGCTGAGTCCTGGGCAAATCTAACCTTAAATGAAGGATTTGCGA
Above is a window of Algoriphagus sanaruensis DNA encoding:
- the pyrH gene encoding UMP kinase, translating into MKYKRILLKLSGEALMGEKKYGIDPVRLQQYADEIKKVKDMGVEIAIVIGGGNIFRGVQAEKSGIDRVQGDYMGMLATLINAMALQSALEQNGMFTRLMSGIKIESVCEPFIRRRAIRHLEKGRIVIFGAGIGNPYFTTDSTAALRAIEIESDVVLKGTRVDGVYTADPEKDASATKYQNISFDEVYKKNLNVMDMTAFTLCQENNLPIIVFDMNKDGNLSKLVQGEEIGTLITA
- the clpB gene encoding ATP-dependent chaperone ClpB; translated protein: MDFKQFTIKSQEAIQKAAELTTSAGQPNIETAHLLKGIFAEDENVLEFLFKKLGANKQLVEQKLDEQLAKFPKVSGANQQPYLSGATNQVLTKAKDYLKTFGDEYVAIEHLLLGILAGSDTVAQLLKDQRLAEKPLIEAIKELRKGNKVTDPNAESKYRALEKYSKNLNELAKKGKIDPVIGRDEEIRRVLQILARRTKNNPILLGEPGVGKTAIVEGLAQRIVSGDVPENLKSKTLISLDMGLLVAGAKYKGEFEERLKAVIKEVTDSDGEIILFIDEIHTLIGAGGGGEGAMDAANLLKPALARGELHAIGATTLKEYQKYIEKDKALERRFQAVIVDEPDAADAISILRGIKDKYELHHGVRIKDDAVIAAVELSQRYISDRFLPDKAIDLMDEAAAKLRMEIDSLPQELDELNRRIMQLEIEREAIRRENNKDKEAILSKEIAELSEKRQSVKAKWESEKAVIMGIQREKEAIEKLKIEAEQAERAGDFGKVAEIRYGKIGESEKKLESFKTQLAEMQAGSPLLKEEVDNEDIAAVVSKWTGIPVSKMIQSEREKLLHLEDELGRRVAGQREAIAALSDAVRRSRAGLQDPKRPIGSFIFMGTTGVGKTELAKALAEYLFNDENAMVRIDMSEYQERHAVSRLVGAPPGYVGYDEGGQLTEAVRRKPYSVILLDEIEKAHPDVFNILLQVLDDGRLTDNKGRIANFKNTIIILTTNIGSHLIQERFAEMEEWNKDEILEKTKAEVFELLKKSVRPEFLNRIDETIMFEPLNKQVIRKIVDIQWREIQKRLAESNIEIEATTEVLDYLGEVGFDPNFGARPLKRTMQRLILNELSKQILAGYIKNDSAVLVDLDAEKQVYFKNIDATVEV
- a CDS encoding acetyl-CoA carboxylase biotin carboxyl carrier protein subunit; the encoded protein is MFSVSLQNTTYTVEKNKEQLVINQDLINWDLQWVDENRIHLVKNGKSFEAELISLDHQTKSLKIRLGHQTAEIQIKDQFDILLEKMGFAGSGGSHLKEVKAPMPGLILDLKVKPGDQVKKGDVLLILEAMKMENIIKAPGDAQVKDVKVSVKQSVEKNQVLIQF
- a CDS encoding pyridoxamine 5'-phosphate oxidase family protein; its protein translation is MLFSHSESPTEIWQSIKHELHRGALDPKHPFRFVNLGTLGNGIPQVRTVVLREVTQNMGFLVFTDFRSEKVREIQSSPMIALHFYHPKKMLQVRVEAKAEIHFQDTLSDNYWRKLPDARKAEYTSCLPPGTSVSNSELGWESGENSFFTVLNFIPHRLDVLQLSKEGHLRIQFEKANDWKGQWLVP
- the frr gene encoding ribosome recycling factor; this translates as MEEIELFLDEAKELMQKAVDHTAAELVKIRAGKAMPNLLDGIFVEYYGSPTPLNQVSSVTTPDARTLAIKPFERNLISQIEKAIINSDLGLAPQNNGEIIILTIPALTEERRIQLVKQAKSECETGKISIRSVRKDTNESLRKLQKEGASEDAIKRAEEQVQKFTDNYSAKIDELLVKKEADIMKV